Proteins found in one Thermodesulfobacteriota bacterium genomic segment:
- a CDS encoding PAS domain S-box protein — translation MALEGTDTRQPAAAGRDARQTMEELRATLYSIGDGVIATDALGRITGMNPVASELTGWPEADALGRPVKEILQLVHETTGAAVEPPVAEVLQHGQVKNLANHTLLVARDGSQRPIADSGAPIRDLEGRVGGVVLVFRDQTAARQSRLALQESEERYRTVADFTFAWEYWLAPDGAVLYMSPSCHRITGYHPEELAASPDLLATMVVPEDRPLLADHQARVREHDGPGRHELRFRIRRRDGELRWIGHVCQQIRRADGTLLGLRASNRDISDEVQAEEERQAHIRFLESLERIDQAIRRETNVEAMLWSVIRAVFEIFASDRAWLLYPCDPEAPSFRVPVEVCRPEYPGAEILNLEVPIGPGQAAEMRQALASPVPILNTNGTDRPVSRESASQFGVQAQMYAAIYPKLGRPWIFGLHQCSHPRLWTAEEQRLFQEIGRRLADGLSSVLFLQEVQESEERFRAFFEQAAVGMGHLAPDGRWLRVNGKLCDIVGYGKEDLQRLTLQDLLPDDDPAAGQTTAPGPGAGEPVGPHQERRFRRRDGTLIWVNLTLSLVRQASGEPAYSLAVVEDISARKEAEAERLRLQEQLVQAQKLESVGRLAGGVAHDYNNMLSVIIGSTEMALADLPPGSPLHDHLTHALAAARRSADITRQLLAFARRQTIVPRVLCLNEAVARMLTMLRRLIGEDIELVWRPRAGLPPVKMDPSQLDQILANLCVNARDAITDGGRIFIETDTLVCDEADCAEHAGCSPGPYVLLAVSDDGCGMDKGTVAQIFEPFFTTKDVGKGTGLGLATVYGIVQQNRGFITVSSAPLQGTTFRIFLPCHDEGPSRPAAVRPDRQQARGSETILVVEDEPILLDMVRRMLTLLGYRVLAAATPGEAIRLAEEEVGAIRLLLADVVMPEMNGRELAVRLQALCPGLKSLFMSGYTANVIAQQGVLDEGICFLPKPFSMEDLGAKIQEVLG, via the coding sequence ATGGCCTTGGAGGGAACGGACACACGACAGCCGGCCGCAGCCGGGCGGGATGCCCGGCAGACCATGGAAGAGCTGCGGGCGACGCTCTACAGCATCGGCGATGGAGTCATCGCCACGGATGCTTTGGGCCGGATCACCGGCATGAACCCGGTGGCCAGCGAGCTGACCGGCTGGCCGGAGGCCGACGCCCTGGGCCGGCCGGTTAAGGAGATCCTGCAGCTCGTGCACGAGACCACTGGCGCCGCGGTGGAGCCGCCGGTGGCCGAGGTGCTGCAGCACGGACAGGTGAAGAACCTGGCCAACCATACCCTGCTGGTGGCCCGGGACGGCAGCCAGCGGCCCATTGCCGACAGCGGCGCCCCGATCCGGGACCTGGAGGGCCGGGTGGGCGGTGTGGTGCTGGTCTTCCGGGACCAGACCGCGGCGCGGCAGAGCCGGCTGGCCTTGCAGGAGAGTGAAGAGCGCTACCGGACCGTGGCGGACTTCACCTTTGCCTGGGAATACTGGCTGGCCCCGGATGGCGCCGTTCTCTACATGTCGCCGTCCTGTCACCGGATCACCGGCTATCATCCGGAAGAGCTGGCAGCCTCCCCGGACCTGCTGGCCACCATGGTGGTGCCCGAGGACCGGCCGCTCTTGGCGGACCATCAGGCCCGGGTCCGGGAGCACGATGGCCCGGGCCGGCACGAGCTGCGCTTCCGCATCCGGCGCCGGGACGGGGAGCTGCGCTGGATCGGCCATGTCTGCCAGCAGATCCGGCGGGCGGACGGGACCCTTCTGGGCCTGCGCGCCAGCAACCGCGACATCAGCGACGAGGTGCAGGCCGAGGAGGAGCGGCAGGCCCACATCCGTTTTCTCGAAAGCCTGGAGCGGATTGACCAGGCGATCCGCCGGGAGACGAATGTCGAGGCGATGCTGTGGAGCGTCATCCGGGCGGTGTTTGAGATCTTTGCCAGCGACCGGGCCTGGCTGCTCTACCCGTGCGACCCGGAGGCGCCATCCTTCCGGGTACCGGTGGAGGTCTGCCGGCCGGAGTATCCCGGCGCCGAGATCCTCAATCTGGAGGTGCCCATCGGCCCGGGACAGGCGGCGGAGATGCGGCAGGCCCTGGCCTCGCCGGTGCCGATCCTCAATACCAACGGCACCGACCGGCCGGTGTCCCGGGAGAGCGCCAGCCAGTTCGGGGTGCAGGCCCAGATGTACGCGGCCATCTATCCCAAGTTGGGGCGGCCCTGGATCTTCGGCCTGCACCAGTGCTCCCACCCCCGGCTGTGGACCGCCGAGGAGCAGCGTCTCTTCCAGGAGATCGGCCGGCGGCTCGCCGATGGCCTGTCCAGCGTCCTGTTCCTGCAGGAGGTGCAGGAGAGCGAGGAGCGGTTCCGGGCCTTTTTCGAGCAGGCCGCGGTGGGCATGGGGCACCTGGCACCGGATGGCCGCTGGCTGCGGGTGAACGGCAAGCTCTGCGACATTGTCGGCTATGGCAAAGAGGATCTGCAGCGGCTGACCCTCCAGGACCTGCTCCCTGACGACGATCCGGCGGCAGGCCAGACGACAGCCCCGGGGCCGGGGGCAGGCGAGCCCGTCGGACCGCACCAGGAGCGGCGTTTCCGGCGCCGGGACGGCACGCTCATCTGGGTCAACCTGACCCTCTCCCTGGTCCGGCAGGCCTCTGGCGAGCCCGCGTATTCCCTGGCTGTGGTGGAGGACATCAGTGCCCGGAAGGAGGCGGAAGCGGAGCGGCTCCGGCTGCAGGAGCAGCTGGTGCAGGCCCAGAAGCTGGAGTCGGTGGGGCGGCTGGCCGGTGGGGTGGCCCACGACTACAACAATATGCTGTCCGTGATCATCGGCTCCACCGAGATGGCCCTGGCCGACCTGCCGCCGGGCAGCCCGCTCCACGACCATCTGACCCACGCTCTGGCAGCGGCCCGGCGCTCCGCCGACATCACCCGCCAGCTCCTGGCCTTTGCCCGGCGCCAGACCATCGTCCCCCGGGTGCTCTGCCTCAATGAGGCGGTGGCGCGCATGCTCACCATGCTCCGGCGGCTGATCGGCGAGGACATTGAGCTCGTCTGGCGGCCCAGGGCGGGCCTGCCGCCGGTGAAGATGGATCCCTCCCAGCTCGATCAGATCCTGGCCAACCTGTGCGTCAATGCCCGGGATGCCATCACCGATGGCGGCCGGATCTTCATCGAGACCGATACGCTCGTCTGCGACGAAGCCGACTGCGCCGAGCATGCCGGGTGCTCGCCCGGCCCCTATGTGCTCCTGGCGGTGAGCGACGACGGCTGCGGCATGGACAAGGGTACCGTGGCCCAGATCTTCGAGCCGTTCTTCACGACCAAGGACGTCGGCAAGGGCACCGGTCTGGGGCTGGCCACGGTCTACGGCATCGTCCAGCAGAACCGTGGCTTCATCACGGTGTCCAGCGCGCCGCTGCAGGGGACCACCTTTCGCATCTTCCTGCCGTGCCATGACGAGGGGCCGAGCCGGCCCGCCGCGGTCCGGCCGGACCGGCAGCAGGCACGCGGCTCCGAGACCATCCTGGTGGTGGAGGACGAGCCGATCCTCCTGGACATGGTCCGGCGGATGCTCACCCTCTTGGGCTACCGGGTGCTGGCGGCAGCCACCCCGGGCGAGGCCATCCGTCTGGCCGAGGAAGAGGTCGGGGCCATCCGGCTCCTCCTGGCCGACGTGGTCATGCCGGAGATGAACGGCCGCGAGCTGGCGGTTCGGCTGCAGGCCCTTTGTCCGGGCCTCAAGTCGCTCTTCATGTCCGGCTACACGGCCAACGTCATCGCCCAGCAGGGCGTCCTGGACGAGGGCATCTGCTTTTTGCCGAAGCCGTTCTCCATGGAGGATCTCGGGGCCAAGATCCAGGAGGTTCTGGGCTGA